The following nucleotide sequence is from Nitratidesulfovibrio termitidis HI1.
AGGGCCGCACAGGGCCTTGTCCTGCGTGCCCGCCACGGTCGCCGCCCACCTTCCCCCCCGCCTCATTTCTTCCCGCGTAGTTTCCCCGCGTTTCGACCACGGGCCCTTGCGGTCGTGGCGGCCTTCGCTCCTACTGCGTCGTGCAGATGCACTGCGATACGTTCAGGGCTTGCAGGTAGCGGTGCGTCAGCAGCGACATGTCCAGTCCCAGTTCGGCAAAGCCTCGTGCGGCGTTGCCGAAGTCTCCCCGCTCGTACGACTCCACCACGTGCAGCCAGTGGGCCAGCGCGCCACGCCGCTCGATGAGCGCCTCGTCGATGTCGCTGCTGAGTCGGATATCCGCCAGAACCGCTTCCATGGGCATGCCCAGGATCGCGTCCAGCAGCGAGAACAGACCGGTCAGGTACAGCCTGTCCGGCGGTGGCCCGCCCGTGGTGCTGTTGCGCAACGCCTCGGCAAAGATGCCCCTGAACACCGACATGCGGATCAGTTCCGGCACGAACGGTCCCTTGGCGATGCCGGAAAGCAGCGCGGCACACAGCCACCGGCGCAGCCCCACCTCACCCATGAGCCTGGCCGCGAACTCCACGGACGATACCCGTGCGGTGAAGGAAAAGTGTGCGGAATTCAGGTAGCGCAGCAGCCGGTAGGACAGCGAGACATCGGCCCTGATGGCCTCGATGAGGCGCGGGGTGGTGCTGCTGCCGGAAGCGAATATCTTGATGGTTTTCAGTCGCAGGGCCTGAGTGGTGCTGACGGTACACCCGGATGCCAGTTGAGGGCGCGCCAGGAAATATCCCTGGAACAGATGACACCCCAGCTTGCGGCAGTATTCCAGCGTGGCCCGGTCCTCGATCTTCTCGGCCACGACCCTGGCCCCGCCGGAAAGCACCCGCTCCACATCCCGCGCCACGTCGGCGCGCGGTCTGCGCAACACCTCCACTTTCACGTAGTCCGCCAGGGGCAGCAGTGCGTCCATGGGTCCCGGCCCTGCGTAGTCGTCAAGGGCGATGGTGAATCCACGCCGCTTGAGCGCGGCCAGTTGGGCCATCACGCCGGGCAGGGCCGGTGTACTTTCCAGCACCTCGATGCAGGTGCGGGCCGGGTCGAGCATGTTGGCCAGACCGCTGAGCAGCAGGGATTCGTCGAAGTTGACGAACAGCATCCGGGCGTCGCCCAGGCTGTCCATGATCAGCGGCAGGCCGTCGATGATCACCGAGGACGTGGCGACGGCGTCGGAGAATGGTGGGCAATTGCCAGGCGGCCAGCATGCGCTTCTGTACAGCAGTTCGAATCCGAAAATATGATTGGCGGTGTCAAAGATGGGCTGGTGCGCGACCATGACGGGCGTGCTTCCGGCTCTTGCCTGTGCCGTATCGCAGGCGGCCTTGGCAGGCGTTGTGTTGTCGGGAGGACGGGCGACGTTGTTCTGGAATTTTTTCATGTGGTTTCCATTCATGAATTCTGTGGTGTTATGGATTTCACATGAACTATCCGGAATTCGTGTTCATCGACAGTCGGGCGAGCCCCATGAATGAATATGCGTACGCGCTATCGATGGGGAAGATAGTTGGGGGCGTGGAGCGGGCAGAAGCAGGAAGGGGTATGACGAAGGTAGTGTTGGCGCGGGGCTGGGTGGGGACGGCGCTTTGGGGATGCGGGTCCGGCATGGGGGGGATGACGTTTGAACGAAGGGAGGTGAATGGAAGCAGGCGCAGCCAGATCAGCATGCCCGCGCACATGGATCTGCGCGGGCGCGTTCCTGGTGTCCGGCGTGTTCGGCACGTGACAATCTGCGGGGTGGACGGTGCAGATGGATGCCAGGCGGGCAGGCGGGGAAAGGGAGGTTCAGCAGAGCTTGGGCAAAGGCATGGACACGTGGGGGGAATCCGGGTGGCTGGCGGTGGCGGCCAGTACGCGCGGCGCGGCCACGGTGCGGAGTGCCCCGCGCAGCACGTCGGTGTCCAGCGGTTTGGGCAGCACGGCGTCCGCGCCCATGAGATGGGCGGTACGGATGGCCGATTCCATGTCCATGACCGGGGTGCCGCCGGACATGGCGATGACCTTGACCCCCGGAAACTCGCGCCGCAGTTGCGCAATGGTGGCCAGGCCATCCTGCTCGGGCATGATGATGTCGGTGATCACCACATCGGCGGGGGTCGTGCGTTGGCGGGTCATGCACGTGCGCCCGTTGTCCGCCGTGGCCACCTCGTGCCCCCAACTGCACAGCAGGGCTTCGAGAAAGCACAGCGTCACGGCATCGTCGTCCACGACCAGAATCCGCACCTTGACCTCCAGTGGTTGCGGGGACGGCCCGCAGGATGATGGCGCGCCGGGGGTGGCGCGGGGGCTTGCCTGTGCCGGGCGGCTTTCGCTGGCGCCACGGGGCAGCATATGGACTCAAGCCTGCAAATGCCAGTGCCCGGTCAATGCCCGGTCAGTATATGGCCAATGTCTGGCCAATGTCTGGCCAATATTCGACCGGTACATGCCGTGGGACTATCGGGTTGCTTTCCGTGGGTGCCGGGCTAGCGTTCGGCGGACATGCGCAACGGCAGCAGGGTGCGGTGAATTTCCGCGCCGCCCGCATCGGGTTCCAGGCGGTAGCCCAGTTGCCGCGCCATGTATTCCAGCGGCCTGATGTTGCCGGTGTGCTTCATGATTTCAAGCAGCGTTTCCACGCCCAGCTTGGCCCCGGTATCGTACGGATTGATCTCGCGCAGCAGGGTGGAGTAGGGCTTGCCTATTTCCTTGGCCAGCGCCTTGGTCGGGGTGGGGCTGTCCAGCACGATGCCATGGACGATCTTGGTCAGTTCGGAAAGCATGAGCGGTCTCCTGGTTGGTGATCTGGAGTTACACACTCACGCCATATCAAAAGTCATACCACGGTGTTATTTTTATGATTAGTCAATGAAAAAACATGGTTGCATTGTTCTGTCGGCTAAACGACAAAGGGGTGATGTAACCTTTATAGGCACTTTGTCTTGTTAAAATTGACAATGTCATTGTTTTATGGACGCTTCGTCATCCCTCCATTGTCGCATCACCCCGTGCTTGCGGAGCAGCGCGTACAGCCGCTGGCGCGACAGCCCGGCCATGCGGGCGGCCCTGGTGATG
It contains:
- a CDS encoding response regulator, which encodes MLPRGASESRPAQASPRATPGAPSSCGPSPQPLEVKVRILVVDDDAVTLCFLEALLCSWGHEVATADNGRTCMTRQRTTPADVVITDIIMPEQDGLATIAQLRREFPGVKVIAMSGGTPVMDMESAIRTAHLMGADAVLPKPLDTDVLRGALRTVAAPRVLAATASHPDSPHVSMPLPKLC
- a CDS encoding phage regulatory CII family protein, which produces MLSELTKIVHGIVLDSPTPTKALAKEIGKPYSTLLREINPYDTGAKLGVETLLEIMKHTGNIRPLEYMARQLGYRLEPDAGGAEIHRTLLPLRMSAER
- a CDS encoding EAL and HDOD domain-containing protein; this encodes MKKFQNNVARPPDNTTPAKAACDTAQARAGSTPVMVAHQPIFDTANHIFGFELLYRSACWPPGNCPPFSDAVATSSVIIDGLPLIMDSLGDARMLFVNFDESLLLSGLANMLDPARTCIEVLESTPALPGVMAQLAALKRRGFTIALDDYAGPGPMDALLPLADYVKVEVLRRPRADVARDVERVLSGGARVVAEKIEDRATLEYCRKLGCHLFQGYFLARPQLASGCTVSTTQALRLKTIKIFASGSSTTPRLIEAIRADVSLSYRLLRYLNSAHFSFTARVSSVEFAARLMGEVGLRRWLCAALLSGIAKGPFVPELIRMSVFRGIFAEALRNSTTGGPPPDRLYLTGLFSLLDAILGMPMEAVLADIRLSSDIDEALIERRGALAHWLHVVESYERGDFGNAARGFAELGLDMSLLTHRYLQALNVSQCICTTQ